A genomic stretch from Shewanella sediminis HAW-EB3 includes:
- the pspA gene encoding phage shock protein PspA, protein MGIFSRFADIINSNISALLDKAEDPEKMVRLIIQEMEDTLVEVRSTSAKVLAEKKELLRRISKVQTQVQDWQDKAELALSKDREDLAKAALIEKQKAAELVATLEQELVMVEEQIARLKEEVNLLQEKLADAKARQKTIIMRKQTASSRLDVKRQLDSSKIDNAMTKFEQYERRVEGLESQVEAYDLGNKKSLSDEFAALEAEDSVTAELEALKAKVKGSKTKTKSK, encoded by the coding sequence ATGGGAATTTTCTCTCGCTTCGCAGATATCATTAATTCAAACATCAGTGCACTACTGGATAAAGCCGAAGACCCAGAAAAAATGGTACGCTTGATAATTCAAGAGATGGAAGACACCTTAGTTGAGGTTCGTTCAACATCGGCTAAAGTATTAGCTGAGAAGAAAGAGCTACTACGTCGTATCTCTAAAGTGCAGACTCAAGTTCAGGATTGGCAGGATAAAGCGGAATTGGCTTTATCTAAAGACCGCGAAGATCTTGCTAAAGCGGCTTTAATTGAGAAGCAGAAGGCCGCTGAACTCGTCGCCACATTAGAGCAAGAGTTAGTCATGGTTGAAGAGCAGATCGCTCGTCTAAAAGAGGAAGTTAACCTTCTTCAAGAGAAGCTTGCCGACGCAAAGGCGCGTCAGAAGACGATTATTATGCGTAAGCAGACAGCTTCTTCTCGATTAGATGTTAAGCGTCAACTCGATTCTAGCAAGATTGATAACGCGATGACTAAGTTTGAGCAATATGAACGTCGTGTTGAGGGGCTGGAGTCACAGGTCGAAGCTTATGACCTGGGCAACAAAAAGAGTTTAAGTGATGAGTTTGCAGCGCTAGAAGCTGAAGATTCAGTGACCGCTGAGCTTGAAGCGCTTAAGGCAAAAGTCAAAGGCAGTAAGACTAAAACTAAGTCTAAGTAA
- the pspB gene encoding envelope stress response membrane protein PspB, with translation MNADILMAPIIIFLIIVAPIWLILHYRSKRQVSQGLTDEEYSQLNELITRADKMAQRIDTLESILDTESPQWRSRDE, from the coding sequence ATGAACGCGGATATTTTAATGGCCCCAATTATTATTTTTTTGATAATAGTGGCTCCCATATGGCTGATTCTTCACTATCGCAGTAAGCGTCAAGTGAGCCAGGGACTTACTGATGAAGAGTATTCTCAGCTTAATGAACTAATCACCAGAGCCGACAAAATGGCTCAACGTATTGATACATTGGAATCGATTTTAGACACTGAGTCGCCACAATGGAGGAGCCGTGATGAGTGA
- the pspC gene encoding envelope stress response membrane protein PspC, whose amino-acid sequence MSEANGRTLYRIPQSGKIAGVCAGIADYFNFETWLVRVLAASIFLLGGSGIVLVIYVLLWMILDIKPGTAKDKTAHKDIEIKKKIWQAGEPAKMALRDVNTQFRSLEIRLQKLERHVTSDSFDLKQEINNL is encoded by the coding sequence ATGAGTGAAGCTAATGGGCGTACCTTATACCGAATTCCTCAATCAGGTAAAATTGCTGGAGTATGTGCAGGGATAGCCGATTACTTTAACTTTGAAACTTGGCTTGTCAGGGTCCTAGCGGCATCAATTTTTCTTTTAGGTGGTTCGGGTATTGTTTTAGTTATCTATGTTTTGTTATGGATGATATTGGATATTAAGCCTGGAACTGCAAAAGATAAAACAGCGCATAAAGATATCGAGATAAAGAAGAAAATTTGGCAAGCGGGTGAGCCTGCCAAGATGGCACTCAGGGATGTGAACACACAATTTAGAAGCTTAGAAATAAGGCTTCAAAAATTAGAACGCCATGTCACATCAGATAGCTTCGATCTTAAACAAGAGATCAATAATCTTTAA